A genome region from Glycine max cultivar Williams 82 chromosome 5, Glycine_max_v4.0, whole genome shotgun sequence includes the following:
- the LOC100500291 gene encoding uncharacterized protein LOC100500291, whose translation MEAYSSSYSSSSNSSYLTQNNHEDSKGYVKQQVYPLQNHNSWLRSVRKTPAKPWKKAPVAPMPPTPIKVYKVDAINFRDVVQQLTGAPEHESQQQHLQIKIARAESADAPNVPPKQNQSGGDTCGKWYQEFLLGMNSPETNTNNDGAMAPGFLGMNLLSPNSYSNFCFFPPLSPSGVTSLEPGKVL comes from the coding sequence ATGGAAGCCTATTCTAGTTCTTATTCCTCGTCATCCAATTCTTCATACTTGACCCAAAACAACCATGAGGACTCAAAAGGGTACGTGAAACAGCAAGTGTACCCTCTTCAAAATCACAATTCGTGGCTCCGTTCCGTGAGAAAGACACCAGCAAAGCCGTGGAAGAAGGCACCAGTGGCACCAATGCCACCAACACCGATCAAAGTTTACAAAGTGGACGCTATAAACTTCCGTGACGTGGTTCAGCAGCTCACAGGTGCACCCGAGCACGAGTCCCAGCAGCAGCATCTCCAAATCAAAATCGCACGTGCTGAATCTGCTGATGCTCCTAATGTGCCACCGAAGCAAAACCAATCAGGCGGAGACACGTGCGGTAAATGGTACCAGGAGTTTCTCTTAGGAATGAATTCTCCGGAGACTAATACTAATAATGATGGAGCAATGGCACCGGGTTTTCTAGGAATGAATTTGCTCTCACCAAATTCGTATAGTAATTTCTGTTTCTTTCCTCCTTTGAGCCCAAGCGGTGTCACCAGTTTGGAACCAGGGAAGGTTCTCTAG
- the LOC100781741 gene encoding U-box domain-containing protein 30, translating into MPMFEPHCKRGGVEGQILDLDTAVKDGVLGGGVDTGVVGTGVGEKLDLGKMIEELDLCEVPSVFICPISLEPMQDPVTLCTGQTYERCNILKWFSLGHFTCPTTMQELWDGSLTPNTTLHRLISTWFSQKYLVMKKRSEDVLGRVLEIVETLKKVKGQARVSALKELHQVVAAHATARKALVDGGGVSVVSSLLSPFTSHTVGAEVIGVLVSLSLDCESKRSLVQPAKVSLMVDILNEGSIETKINCTWLIETLIEEKDFQMVIFRSHSLLVGLMRLVKDKRHTNGICSGLRLLRTLCLHSEVKSLLVSIGAVSQLVQLLPGLEHECLELALSILDALASVPEGILALKDCSNTIPVMVKLLMRVSENCTQYALSILWSVCNVAPDECSLIAVEAGLAAKLLLVIQSGCNPILKQQSTELLKLCSLNYSDTIFISKCKLTRTIQ; encoded by the coding sequence ATGCCAATGTTTGAGCCTCATTGTAAGAGGGGTGGGGTGGAGGGCCAGATTCTAGATCTGGACACGGCGGTGAAAGATGGGGTTTTGGGTGGTGGTGTGGATACTGGGGTTGTGGGAACTGGGGTTGGTGAAAAATTGGATCTTGGGAAAATGATTGAAGAGTTGGACCTGTGTGAAGTTCCCTCTGTGTTCATTTGCCCAATTTCCCTTGAGCCAATGCAGGACCCTGTGACCCTTTGCACTGGCCAGACCTATGAGAGGTGCAACATTCTCAAATGGTTCAGTTTGGGGCACTTCACTTGCCCCACCACAATGCAAGAGCTTTGGGACGGTTCCCTCACTCCAAACACTACCCTCCACCGTTTGATATCCACTTGGTTTTCTCAGAAGTACCTTGTGATGAAGAAGAGATCAGAAGACGTGCTGGGGAGGGTGTTGGAGATCGTTGAAACTCTCAAGAAAGTTAAGGGTCAAGCTCGTGTTTCAGCCCTCAAGGAGCTCCATCAAGTGGTGGCTGCTCACGCTACTGCCCGAAAGGCGTTGGTTGACGGTGGCGGAGTCTCTGTGGTGTCGTCGTTGCTCAGTCCTTTCACCTCGCACACCGTTGGGGCCGAGGTCATTGGTGTTCTTGTGAGTTTGAGCCTTGATTGTGAGTCCAAGAGGAGTCTAGTACAGCCTGCAAAGGTTTCACTGATGGTGGACATTTTGAATGAGGGTTCAATTGAGACGAAGATCAATTGCACGTGGCTGATTGAGACACTGATTGAAGAGAAGGATTTTCAGATGGTGATTTTCAGGAGCCATAGCCTTTTGGTTGGATTGATGAGGCTTGTGAAGGACAAGAGGCACACAAATGGAATCTGCTCTGGACTGAGGCTCCTCAGAACACTGTGCTTGCATTCAGAAGTTAAGAGTCTGCTAGTGAGCATTGGGGCTGTTTCTCAATTGGTTCAATTGTTGCCTGGTTTGGAGCATGAATGTTTGGAATTGGCTCTTTCAATTTTGGATGCATTGGCATCAGTCCCTGAAGGCATATTAGCTTTGAAGGATTGTTCTAATACCATACCTGTTATGGTGAAACTGTTGATGAGGGTCTCAGAGAACTGCACTCAATATGCATTGTCGATACTATGGTCTGTGTGCAATGTTGCACCTGATGAGTGCTCTTTGATTGCTGTGGAAGCAGGACTTGCTGCAAAGCTCCTCCTTGTGATTCAAAGCGGTTGCAATCCTATATTGAAACAACAATCCACCGAGCTTTTGAAGTTGTGTAGTTTGAATTATTCAGATACAATCTTCATTTCCAAGTGCAAGCTTACTAGAACAATCCAATGA